A single region of the Colletotrichum destructivum chromosome 12, complete sequence genome encodes:
- a CDS encoding Putative protein kinase: MIGKGIQYGYVCTGEAFVFLHIPDDPTTVRYHACVPNLDVLDNDVNRLHRTAVAQVLAFIIQALRVEPPPPSWHDAAAALDTWAVEYDDVLRKIPESVRKGKQALAAPYKPQRWRGFKRSPIQTRSRCKQPDTNTSLRDDSSDDEEDTRPFSTPSRSTRPNKNAITLSTGTGSTDRPFCTSKCLRGLVYGGPMDKTCPNFEDHGHHHINREQFLRSILIQLAQDRGRDADAVPLYLSGSIGSLFKVRLLSSGYTLVAKGVERVDLGRLRHENDLYDRLQPIQGTHVPVCLGSVDLVLPYYYGSGVFEHFLFLSWAGLPLFDFINRTTKADIVNKVTAAYKRIHRLHILHHDAEPRNIMYDQKSGNVMIVDFERDEFRSRQPLGPLGPNANQRKRRRTQKQGKDDFEKEQESVTGSFLRLMK; the protein is encoded by the exons ATGATTGGCAAGGGCATCCAGTATGGATACGTGTGTACAGGCGAGGCCTTCGTCTTCCTACACATTCCAGATGATCCCACTACCGTCCGCTATCACGCATGCGTCCCCAATCTGGACGTCTTGGATAACGACGTGAATAGACTTCACCGTACGGCTGTCGCGCAGGTCTTAGCTTTTATCATCCAGGCCCTGCGTGTCGAGCCGCCTCCTCCGAGCTGGCATGACGCGGCTGCGGCCCTCGACACCTGGGCTGTAGAATATGACGACGTACTGAGAAAAATCCCCGAATCCGTACGCAAGGGCAAGCAAGCTCTCGCCGCTCCCTACAAACCCCAACGCTGGCGAGGCTTCAAGCGCTCGCCGATTCAGACACGCTCTCGCTGCAAGCAACCCGACACGAACACAAGTCTAAGGGACGATAGcagcgacgatgaagaagacaCTCGGCCTTTCTCTACACCAAGTCGATCAACTCGTCCTAACAAAAACGCCATAACTTTGTCAACAGGCACAGGCTCGACCG ACCGCCCGTTCTGCACTTCAAAATGCCTCCGAGGATTGGTGTATGGCGGTCCAATGGACAAGACCTGTCCTAATTTTGAAGATCATGGACACCATCACATCAATCGAGAACAATTCCTCCGGTCCATCCTCATTCAGCTCGCTCAAGACCGCGGCCGCGATGCGGACGCCGTACCACTCTACCTATCCGGGTCGATTGGGTCGCTTTTCAAGGTGCGGCTATTATCCTCGGGCTACACACTTGTTGCCAAAGGCGTTGAGAGGGTTGACCTTGGTCGTCTACGACACGAGAACGACTTATACGATCGATTGCAGCCCATCCAGGGGACACATGTACCGGTATGCCTCGGTAGTGTGGATCTAGTCCTCCCATACTACTACGGCAGTGGTGTATTTGAGCACTTCTTGTTCCTCAGCTGGGCTGGACTGCCTCTGTTTGACTTCATCAACCGAACTACCAAGGCCGATATTGTGAATAAGGTTACGGCAGCTTACAAGAGAATCCACAGGCTGCACATTCTTCACCATGATGCGGAGCCGCGCAACATCATGTACGATCAAAAAAGTGGCAACGTCATGATTGTGGATTTCGAGCGGGACGAGTTCCGTAGTCGTCAACCCCTAGGCCCACTCGGCCCTAACGCGAATCAGAGGAAGCGACGGAGAACACAGAAGCAAGGAAAGGATGATTTCGAGAAAGAACAGGAATCTGTCACTGGAAGCTTCTTGAGGCTGATGAAATGA